The genomic interval CCATGGAGCGCGCGGCGGGCGGGGTGTGCGGGAACCACGACGCCGTCGCGTGCGGCCGCGCCTCCGGGCTGGATTTCCACGAGGCGGCCCGCACGGCCGCGCTCTGGTCGCGGGAGCGCATTTCCGAACCGAGCCGGCTCTACCTGGCGGCGCTTCCGTCCCGCCTGAACGCGGAAGGACCCGCAAAGCTGGTCCACGGCTCCGTGGACGATCCCGACCGGTACGTCTACTCGATCGACCAGGCCATCGAGGAGATGGAGTCGCCGTCCTGCGCCGCGGTGGACGGCCCCGTCTTCTTCGGGCACACCCACGTGGCGGGAGGGTTCGTGCGCCGCGCGGGCGGGGGCGTCGTGCACGTGTCTCCGGGGAAGCTGCGCCTTTCGAAGGGGGAGCGGGCGCTCCTCAATCCCGGCAGCGTCGGGCAGC from Thermodesulfobacteriota bacterium carries:
- a CDS encoding metallophosphoesterase family protein; protein product: MKIAVLSDLHANGDALRAVLRELEARRPDRVYHLGDLVGYNAEPEFCVRWAMERAAGGVCGNHDAVACGRASGLDFHEAARTAALWSRERISEPSRLYLAALPSRLNAEGPAKLVHGSVDDPDRYVYSIDQAIEEMESPSCAAVDGPVFFGHTHVAGGFVRRAGGGVVHVSPGKLRLSKGERALLNPGSVGQPRDGNPDASFLIYDADRREVEWIRVPYDIEAAQAKVLAAGLPPFFADRLRDGT